From the Saccharomycodes ludwigii strain NBRC 1722 chromosome I, whole genome shotgun sequence genome, one window contains:
- the PTK2 gene encoding protein kinase PTK2 (similar to Saccharomyces cerevisiae YJR059W | PTK2 | Putative serine/Threonine protein Kinase (paralog of YKL198C | PTK1)) gives MTMSMIPKDIRDSTPSAYEIAHNPKLIRPVTLASATSSIHSDTSSDASTSTVSSSKRDVYTADDSKQDRRHHHHHHHHHHHRPISRDDNTEDINPRKNTIKKEKSSLNPLKLFHKKNHDNDSSVNNTGSTSKNKLLSSSVSRSPSFSHGGANNAYNKSLKRNHTVTHETYRPRGNTVSIKNFGVNGTGILTMTGAGSTDSLNNTEGFNIRHSKSINGLNSNPFINDTTGVLSRKPTSSGIGMMQYNPYGTFSPNAGSGSGSSHDLGFYLTDGTGESNLLPLPIENPNDFLPPDLKQLNILLTDDFVIASDRKSLGKGASSDVRQIISKHRKKKVYALKKFCLFNKESPKHFYERCSKEYIIAKTLSRNKHIATTYYLMKIPTTSLMSRGWGFVMEYCTGGDLFNLILRPKWKKDPAGEKFCLFKQISLGIRFMHKVHGIAHRDIKPENVLLTENGVAKLTDFGVSEYGYNDPNDLDSGVRLSTAFVGSPPYTSPEVMLQKTAGEDKNGNSTAKPYDPFKMDCWSLGVVFFAMMYQCPPFTSAENTNAHYRDFMFSYDSYTNRYPEFKAKMNPKDNPKSLMHGPGGDSKWGREFQNTDASRVAWKLVDPNPETRYTIDDVFYDPWFQKIETCTLENNDNEGDDREGTIDDPNLPILTENIYDNFTNSVNKPTSNPFSHRSGPTTNNSLGESFSRRSSTKSMLDIAENATGRGITGLKMKKSSGVPLELPTDKEPSFVLKSDEGELPTVTEQKTKECVEANESDEENNDAGFKDASNRLNELSLEKHNNVISTNSSHNNSADDLSSSKSFILNFPSRVNNGLPNVNGNDIAPSNSSSSLNSRTPTASTPLDQVMNKKVIHRHL, from the coding sequence ATGACCATGAGTATGATACCTAAAGATATTCGAGATAGCACACCGTCTGCATATGAAATTGCTCATAATCCAAAGTTAATCAGGCCAGTTACTCTAGCGTCAGCAACTTCATCAATCCATAGTGATACCAGTAGTGATGCTAGTACTTCTACTGTTTCGAGCTCTAAGCGTGACGTTTACACTGCTGATGATAGTAAGCAAGATCGTCGCCatcaccaccaccaccatcaccaccaccaccaccgcCCTATTAGTAGAGACGATAATACAGAAGATATCAATCCTAGAAAAaatactattaaaaaagaaaaaagttcaTTGAATCcgttaaaattatttcataaaaaaaatcatgaCAATGACAGTAGTGTGAACAATACAGGTAGCacatcaaaaaataaattgctTTCATCCTCCGTGTCACGttctccttctttttctcaTGGTGGCGCTAATAATGCATACAATAAGAGTCTTAAAAGAAACCATACTGTTACACACGAGACTTATAGACCACGTGGCAATACTGTctctattaaaaattttggtGTTAATGGTACTGGTATATTAACGATGACTGGCGCTGGCTCAACTGATTCGTTAAACAACACCGAAGGATTTAATATTCGACATTCCAAATCTATTAATGGTTTGAATAGTAATCCGTTTATTAATGATACCACGGGTGTATTAAGCCGGAAACCAACCTCTAGTGGTATTGGTATGATGCAATATAACCCATATGGTACTTTTTCACCGAATGCTGGTAGCGGCAGTGGTAGTTCGCATGATCTTGGATTTTATCTAACTGATGGTACTGGTGAATCTAATTTACTACCGTTGCCCATTGAGAATCCCAATGATTTTTTGCCGCCAGACTTGAAGcaattgaatattttgttaACTGACGATTTTGTGATTGCCAGTGATAGGAAATCTCTAGGTAAGGGTGCGTCAAGTGATGTCCGGCAAATTATCTCTAAGcataggaaaaaaaaagtttatgctttgaaaaaattttgtctTTTCAATAAAGAGTCGCCCAAACATTTTTACGAAAGATGTTCCAAGGAGTATATTATTGCTAAGACCTTAAGTCGAAATAAGCACATTGCCACAACCTATTATTTGATGAAAATTCCGACAACGTCATTAATGAGTAGGGGTTGGGGATTTGTCATGGAATACTGTACTGGGGGAGATCTATTCAATTTGATTCTACGACCAAAGTGGAAGAAAGACCCAGCTGGTGAaaagttttgtttattCAAGCAGATTTCCCTTGGTATTAGGTTTATGCATAAAGTTCACGGGATTGCTCACAGAGATATTAAGCCAGAAAACGTTTTGCTTACCGAGAATGGTGTTGCCAAATTAACTGACTTTGGTGTTAGCGAATATGGATACAACGATCCAAATGACTTGGATAGTGGTGTTAGATTGTCCACTGCCTTTGTTGGGTCACCACCGTATACTTCGCCGGAGGTTATGCTCCAAAAAACGGCTGGGGAAGATAAGAATGGGAATAGCACTGCCAAGCCATATGATCCATTCAAAATGGATTGTTGGTCATTGGGTGTTGTATTTTTTGCCATGATGTATCAGTGTCCACCATTCACCAGTGCTGAAAATACCAATGCTCACTATAGAGACTTTATGTTTTCTTATGATTCCTATACAAATCGATATCCTGAATTTAAAGCCAAAATGAATCCGAAGGACAATCCTAAATCGTTAATGCATGGCCCAGGCGGTGATTCTAAATGGGGGAGGGAATTTCAGAATACCGATGCCTCAAGGGTTGCTTGGAAGCTAGTTGATCCTAATCCTGAGACTAGATATACTATTGATGATGTTTTTTATGATCCATGGTTTCAGAAAATTGAAACTTGTACGTTGgaaaataatgacaatGAGGGCGATGATCGTGAGGGTACGATTGATGATCCTAATTTACCTATATTAACCGAAAACATTTATGATAATTTTACCAATTCTGTGAATAAACCAACTTCCAATCCGTTTTCGCATCGTTCTGGACCAACCACTAATAACAGCCTTGGTGAGAGTTTTAGTAGGAGATCCAGTACTAAAAGTATGTTGGATATTGCAGAAAATGCAACTGGAAGGGGAATAACCGGACTTAAAATGAAGAAATCCAGTGGTGTTCCCCTTGAGTTACCTACTGATAAGGAACCCTCATTTGTTTTGAAATCTGATGAAGGAGAGTTACCAACTGTCACTGAACAAAAAACTAAAGAATGTGTGGAGGCAAATGAAAGtgatgaagaaaataacGATGCTGGTTTTAAAGACGCATCTAACAGACTTAATGAGTTAAGTTTAGAAAAAcataataatgttattagCACAAATTCTTCTCACAATAATAGTGCAGATGACTTATCTTCGTCCAAGtcgtttattttaaatttcccATCAAGGGTAAATAATGGTTTACCTAATGTCAATGGTAATGACATTGCACCTTCTAACAGCTCTTCTAGCCTGAACAGCAGGACTCCTACTGCATCTACCCCGTTGGATCAAGTCATGAATAAGAAAGTTATACATCGACatttatga
- the PEX1 gene encoding AAA family ATPase peroxin 1 (similar to Saccharomyces cerevisiae YKL197C | PEX1 | PEroXin), with amino-acid sequence MNQNFVFHVIDITFNNLIKTNFVRLPSHIIDSALDNVPIQYACIEIKPSNNSNCKAQNTGIPIYLGWDGLTSNNPTSIEINPILYNLIILKLWKLNKHDITKNKNTVDIKILDTRYKNSNVIRLANTALVEPLDFDDWEIVEKNTDYFQNIILQQTRFIRLGQPFICYIGSNYAQFKVLEVEQQTGNGILDKKDAYCYRLDNNSLIVIKPKIRLSRKKTHNSSTNNTNKTIKMVKRSLSDKLVTTKDTLIPTVEIKYTKSMLQLLTTDDGTTDKVNELYGTLKILPSPTDSSNLVVPYIYVKIINCNEDDGFLDQNDMKLNELAWDNFLGLSIDNGHLFELTVLPEFPFNNTNNFGTEITVKPITWSIDMPNNGTKISNDTRSTVHINDDEVYGSLQNFFTNKLKDSHIISNKQIFHVRKHDLYCMVQLKKISDTKAASKDSADTEINYICSFDGNEQSKAKDNDTIIKTIPEWMDPPYEFNGKPTTTTLLRRKNVEFIGGDKLVSDLMDELHSNNKNSTILIHGKNGFGKTTLCEYLHEKLYKETKCFVEYINCENINWLVPNADTNTNNPERQILEWCGKSYWYSPTVLIFDNIEFLFPLKEDEQQPQTTGTSSENDSILSIFISNFSKLLETNNSNGVLKIILTCADKYKISRMFNRLKFIDVEYQLELPNKQVRLEILQHLINEKYMLQFGNDDGVTGAIDIREIVSNTEGFSRMDIQIFMQNLNILGVSTTDSIEATKNKKRVTIETYQKVLEDFIPSNVKTANLQSSTTEDSDLDNNNWEDIGGLTEPKELLLETLEWPTKYAPLFQQCPLRLRSGILLYGYPGCGKTLLAMSIKKYCRKNGLSFISVKGPEILNKYIGASEEKIRELFERASSCKPCVLFFDEFDSIAPHRGHDSTGVTDRVVNQMLTQMDGAEGRDGVYCIGATSRPDLIDSALLRPGRLDKSCLCDMPNYEDRMDILQKSLFKKYKVDDEDIDDDFIRKLILKLEKFTGADIQSFCYNSYLKAVHRKLEKTVMNNEKISSVTSNVEVRDKSKYIILNSKVNSELIMSDKNYSVGSSDTTKDNTIVINKADLLEGLKETQPSISVKELNKLKKIYNKFGNVEDEVNNDINLNTGHQSIGNEDGINNSVGTRASLM; translated from the coding sequence ATGAACCagaattttgtttttcatgTTATAGATATTACATTCAATAACTTAATCAAGACCAATTTTGTAAGATTACCGTCACATATAATAGATTCAGCACTTGATAACGTCCCTATTCAATATGCATGTATAGAGATTAAACCTTCTAACAACAGCAATTGCAAAGCCCAGAATACCGGTATACCTATTTATTTGGGATGGGATGGATTAACCAGCAACAATCCAACTTCTATCGAGATCAATCCTATACTATATAATCTAATCATACTTAAATTATGGAAATTGAACAAGCATGACATTAccaagaataaaaataccgTAGATATAAAAATCTTGGATACCAGATACAAGAATTCCAATGTTATTAGATTGGCCAATACAGCATTGGTTGAGCCATTGGACTTTGATGATTGGGAAATCGTTGAGAAAAACACcgattattttcaaaacattaTATTACAACAAACTCGATTTATTAGACTAGGACAGCCTTTTATATGCTATATTGGTTCAAATTATGCACAGTTCAAGGTATTAGAAGTAGAACAACAGACTGGAAATGGTATACTCGATAAAAAGGATGCTTATTGCTATAGActagataataatagtttaaTTGTTATAAAACCTAAGATACGTTTATCCAGGAAAAAAACTCATAATAGTAGTACTAATAACacaaataaaactattaaaatGGTCAAAAGGTCATTGTCTGATAAATTGGTCACAACTAAAGACACTTTAATCCCTACcgttgaaataaaatatacaaaatcAATGCTGCAATTATTAACTACGGATGATGGCACTACTGACAAAGTAAATGAATTATACGGCACGTTGAAAATCTTGCCATCTCCCACGGATTCTTCCAACTTGGTTGTTCCGTATATTTatgttaaaattataaattgtAATGAAGACGATGGGTTTTTAGATCAAAACGATATGAAACTAAATGAGTTGGCATGGGATAATTTTCTAGGACTATCTATCGATAATGGTCATTTATTCGAATTAACTGTGTTGCCCGAGTTCCCCTTTAATAACACCAATAATTTTGGTACTGAAATTACCGTTAAGCCAATTACTTGGAGTATAGATATGCCTAATAACGGTACAAAGATATCTAATGATACAAGAAGTACTGTTCATataaatgatgatgaagtgTATGGGTCattacaaaatttttttacaaataaGTTAAAAGATAGCCACattatttcaaataaacaaatttttcatGTTAGAAAACACGATTTGTATTGCATGGttcaattgaaaaagatcAGTGACACAAAAGCTGCGAGTAAAGACAGTGCAGATACTGAGATCAATTATATCTGTTCTTTTGATGGTAATGAACAAAGTAAAGCTAAGGACAATGATACAATCATTAAAACAATACCCGAATGGATGGACCCACCATATGAATTTAATGGAaaaccaacaacaacaacattaTTGAGGAGGAAGAATGTTGAATTTATCGGTGGAGATAAACTAGTAAGTGATTTAATGGATGAATTGCATTCTAACAACAAGAACAGTACTATTCTAATCCATGGCAAAAATGGGTTTGGCAAAACCACTTTGTGTGAATATTTACACGAGAAACTATACAAAGAAACTAAATGTTTTGTGGAGTATATTAACTGCGAAAACATAAATTGGTTGGTACCCAATGCtgatactaatactaataaccCTGAACGACAGATTTTGGAGTGGTGTGGTAAGAGTTATTGGTATTCTCCTActgttttaatatttgataATATCGAATTCTTATTCCCCttaaaagaagatgaaCAACAACCGCAGACCACAGGCACCAGTAGCGAGAATGACAGTATCTTGTCCATATTTATTAGTAATTTTAGTAAATTATTAGAGACTAATAATTCTAATGGGGTGCTGAAAATTATATTGACATGTGcagataaatataaaatttcaaGAATGTTCAATAGATTGAAATTTATTGATGTAGAATATCAGTTAGAACTACCTAATAAACAGGTAAGATTAGAAATTTTGCAACatttaattaatgaaaaatatatgcTACAGTTTGGAAATGATGATGGTGTTACTGGTGCTATTGATATTAGAGAAATAGTTAGCAACACGGAAGGGTTTTCGAGGATGGATATACAGATATTTATGCAAAacttaaatattttgggTGTTAGCACCACCGATAGTATTGAGGCAAccaagaataaaaaaagagttaCAATTGAAACCTATCAAAAAGTGTTGGAAGATTTTATTCCATCAAATGTGAAAACAGCCAATTTACAATCATCTACAACGGAGGATTCTGATCTGGATAACAATAACTGGGAAGATATCGGTGGGTTGACTGAACCAAAGGAATTGTTGTTAGAAACATTGGAATGGCCGACTAAATATGCGCCATTATTTCAACAATGTCCATTGCGATTGAGATCGggtattttattatatggATATCCTGGTTGCGGCAAGACGCTGTTAGCGATGAGTATTAAGAAATACTGTAGGAAAAATGGTTTAAGTTTTATAAGTGTCAAGGGACCGGAGATattgaataaatatattggtGCAAGTGAAGAAAAAATCAGAGAGTTGTTTGAAAGAGCTTCAAGTTGCAAGCCgtgtgttttattttttgatgagTTTGACTCTATTGCTCCGCATAGAGGACACGATTCTACTGGTGTTACTGATCGCGTAGTTAATCAAATGTTAACACAAATGGATGGTGCTGAAGGTAGGGATGGTGTTTATTGCATTGGTGCCACCAGCAGACCTGATTTAATAGACAGTGCATTGCTAAGACCGGGCAGATTAGATAAGAGTTGTTTGTGCGATATGCCAAATTATGAAGATAGGATggatattttacaaaaaagtttgtttaaaaagtataaagtagatgatgaagatattGATGATGACTTTATAAGAAAgttgattttgaaattggaaaaatttacCGGGGCTGATATACAAAGTTTTTGTTACAATTCATATTTAAAAGCAGTTCATAGAAAGTTGGAAAAAACGGTTAtgaataatgaaaaaatttccAGCGTCACCAGTAATGTCGAGGTGAGagataaaagtaaatatatCATATTAAACTCTAAGGTTAATTCTGAATTAATAATGAGCGATAAAAATTACAGTGTTGGCAGTAGCGACACCACTAAAGACAACACGATTGTGATAAATAAAGCTGATTTATTAGAAGGGTTGAAAGAAACTCAGCCTAGTATATCTGTTAAAGAATTGAacaaactgaaaaaaatatataataaatttggaAACGTAGAGGATGAAGTTAACAATGACATTAACTTGAATACAGGTCACCAGAGTATTGGTAATGAAGATGGTATTAACAATAGCGTTGGTACTAGAGCCAGTTTaatgtaa